Proteins co-encoded in one Nitrospiraceae bacterium genomic window:
- a CDS encoding MoaD/ThiS family protein, which yields MSIKVKIPTPLQKLTHGKEEVEGSAGTIIDFVQDLDKKFPGLAERISESGKIRRFVNIYVNEEDIRFLDAENTTIKDGDEVSIIPAIAGGM from the coding sequence ATGTCAATAAAGGTCAAGATTCCTACACCATTACAAAAACTAACACACGGCAAAGAGGAGGTCGAGGGCAGCGCAGGAACAATAATTGATTTTGTACAAGACCTCGATAAAAAATTTCCTGGATTAGCCGAGAGGATATCCGAGAGCGGCAAGATAAGAAGATTTGTGAATATATATGTAAATGAAGAAGATATCAGATTCCTTGATGCAGAAAACACAACAATTAAAGACGGCGATGAAGTTTCGATAATACCTGCTATTGCAGGTGGAATGTAA
- a CDS encoding aspartate kinase, with amino-acid sequence MLIVQKYGGTSVANIDRIKAVADRVVKTAKQGNKVVVVVSAMSGETDKLIGLANKVSSNPNEREMDLLLSTGERVTTALTAMAIEERGCKAMALTGRQMGIITDDVHTKAKIAKINGEKAKKALEEGYIIVVAGFQGITEDENVTTLGRGGSDLSAVAIASALNADLCEIYTDVDGVYTTDPNIVPEARKLNKITYEEMLELASLGAKVLQTRSVEFAMKFDVPVVVKSSFNDNPGTLVTKEDKDMEEVAVSGVAYDKNQAKITLLGVPDKPGIAAKIFNAVADASIVVDMIVQNISSDNKATDISFTVPRTDSKKALKITENIAKEFGAKTVLMRDDIAKISIVGVGMRTHSGVAAKMFAALAEHKVNIMAISTSEIKVSCLIEAKYAELAVRILHETFNLAEGKA; translated from the coding sequence ATGCTCATTGTTCAAAAATACGGAGGAACATCAGTCGCAAATATTGACAGAATAAAGGCTGTTGCAGACCGCGTTGTAAAGACTGCAAAACAGGGCAATAAGGTTGTGGTTGTTGTGTCTGCAATGTCAGGAGAAACAGACAAATTAATAGGACTCGCTAATAAAGTTTCATCCAATCCAAACGAAAGAGAGATGGATCTTCTTCTTTCAACAGGAGAAAGAGTCACAACTGCCCTGACTGCAATGGCAATAGAAGAACGCGGTTGCAAAGCAATGGCTCTTACAGGCAGACAGATGGGAATAATAACAGACGATGTACATACAAAAGCGAAGATTGCAAAGATAAACGGAGAAAAGGCTAAAAAAGCTCTCGAAGAAGGCTATATAATAGTTGTTGCAGGTTTTCAGGGAATTACCGAAGATGAAAATGTTACAACACTTGGCAGAGGAGGCTCAGACCTTTCTGCAGTTGCAATAGCATCTGCTTTAAATGCTGATCTCTGCGAGATATACACTGATGTTGACGGCGTTTACACAACAGATCCGAACATAGTTCCTGAAGCAAGAAAACTGAATAAGATAACTTACGAAGAGATGCTTGAACTGGCAAGTTTAGGCGCTAAAGTACTACAGACAAGATCTGTGGAGTTCGCTATGAAATTTGATGTTCCTGTTGTTGTTAAATCCAGCTTTAATGATAATCCAGGCACACTCGTTACCAAGGAGGATAAAGATATGGAAGAGGTAGCAGTATCAGGAGTTGCATACGATAAAAATCAGGCAAAGATCACGTTGCTGGGAGTTCCTGACAAACCAGGGATAGCAGCAAAAATATTTAATGCAGTTGCAGATGCAAGCATAGTGGTTGACATGATAGTGCAGAACATAAGCAGTGATAACAAGGCAACTGATATTTCTTTCACAGTTCCAAGGACAGACAGCAAAAAAGCCTTGAAAATAACAGAAAATATTGCAAAAGAATTCGGGGCAAAAACAGTTTTGATGAGAGATGATATAGCGAAGATTTCGATTGTCGGGGTCGGAATGAGGACACATTCCGGAGTTGCGGCAAAGATGTTCGCTGCTCTTGCAGAGCACAAAGTGAATATAATGGCAATCAGCACATCCGAGATAAAAGTATCCTGCCTTATAGAGGCGAAATACGCAGAACTTGCAGTCAGAATTCTGCATGAGACATTCAATCTTGCTGAGGGGAAAGCTTAG
- a CDS encoding D-aminoacylase — MSTFDLLIKNSIVFDGTGEKPFNADIGIIKNKIALIEKSIPNSSAKKIIDTKGLAVSPGFIDTHSHSEFTILADPRAEGKISQGVTTEINGNCGMSAAPLLKEAFEHREKDLKELGIKERWKSLKEYLNILRKKGTALNFATLAGHGNIRASVIGYKDTAYNSRTISRMQNILKETLRQGAIGISTGLIYPPGIYSDTEELMQLTKKMPKNKKIYTSHMRSEGNRLIESISEIIRIGREGRTKIHISHIKTSGKNNWHKINSAISLIEHARSEGIKITCDRYPYTASSTDLDTILPSWTYDGGTEQEITRLKKKLIRENIKKQIIALHPDNDYWERVSISSISTKKNKWMEGKTLHYISKKIKKDYIETLFQILLEEKLRVSAIFSTMNEDNLIRFLSLPYTMIGSDSSARCSSGITSHGKPHPRGFGTFPRFLGRYVRDKKLMEMSKAIHKITMLSADTFGIKNRGVIKKNAFADIVIFDLEKIIDKATFVKPFLKSEGIHHVIVNGGIAYTEGKLTNEMSGMILI; from the coding sequence ATGTCAACTTTTGATCTGCTTATTAAAAACAGTATTGTATTCGACGGCACAGGGGAAAAACCTTTTAATGCCGATATCGGAATAATCAAAAATAAAATTGCACTTATAGAAAAATCAATTCCGAATTCAAGCGCCAAAAAAATCATAGATACAAAAGGGCTCGCTGTCTCGCCGGGATTTATTGATACACATTCACACTCTGAATTTACTATTCTTGCTGACCCGCGAGCAGAAGGGAAAATATCTCAGGGTGTTACAACAGAAATAAACGGCAACTGCGGCATGTCAGCCGCTCCTTTATTGAAAGAGGCATTCGAACATAGAGAGAAAGACCTTAAAGAACTTGGGATAAAAGAACGATGGAAAAGTTTAAAAGAATATCTAAACATTTTAAGAAAAAAAGGAACTGCTCTTAATTTTGCCACACTGGCAGGGCATGGTAATATCCGTGCATCTGTAATCGGTTATAAAGACACTGCCTATAATTCAAGAACAATTAGCAGAATGCAGAACATTCTCAAAGAGACATTGAGACAGGGAGCAATAGGCATATCAACAGGCCTGATCTATCCGCCAGGAATTTATTCTGACACAGAAGAACTTATGCAGCTTACAAAAAAAATGCCTAAAAATAAAAAAATTTATACATCACATATGAGAAGTGAAGGCAACAGACTCATAGAATCAATAAGTGAAATAATACGTATAGGAAGAGAAGGGAGAACGAAAATTCATATATCCCATATAAAAACAAGCGGGAAAAATAACTGGCACAAGATTAATTCTGCAATATCTCTAATAGAACATGCGCGGTCTGAAGGAATTAAAATTACATGCGACAGATATCCTTATACTGCATCAAGCACAGACCTTGACACAATACTTCCATCATGGACATATGACGGAGGAACAGAACAGGAGATCACAAGGCTGAAAAAAAAATTAATCAGAGAGAACATAAAAAAACAGATCATTGCATTGCATCCTGATAATGACTATTGGGAAAGGGTAAGCATATCAAGCATTTCAACTAAAAAAAATAAATGGATGGAAGGAAAAACACTCCATTATATTTCAAAAAAAATTAAAAAAGATTACATAGAAACTTTGTTCCAGATTCTTCTGGAAGAAAAGCTCAGAGTCAGCGCAATATTTTCCACTATGAATGAAGACAATCTCATAAGATTCCTTTCTCTGCCTTACACAATGATAGGTTCAGACAGCTCTGCACGGTGTTCATCAGGGATAACATCACACGGCAAGCCCCATCCAAGAGGGTTTGGGACATTTCCCAGATTTTTAGGCAGGTATGTCAGAGATAAAAAACTCATGGAGATGAGCAAGGCTATTCATAAAATAACGATGTTATCGGCTGATACATTCGGGATTAAGAATAGAGGTGTGATTAAAAAAAATGCATTTGCAGATATAGTTATTTTTGACCTTGAAAAAATCATTGATAAAGCAACTTTTGTCAAACCTTTTCTGAAATCAGAAGGAATACATCATGTTATAGTCAACGGTGGAATTGCTTATACTGAAGGGAAATTAACAAATGAAATGTCAGGAATGATTCTGATATAA
- the thrC gene encoding threonine synthase codes for MVTEAKSLKNLWRGIIEEYRGYLPVGSNTPVITLNEGNTPLIKAVNLRSKIGLDLEIFFKFEGANPTGSFKDRGMTLALSKAIESGTKAVMCASTGNTSASAAAYAARAGIKAIVLIPQGKIAMGKLAQALVHGSVVIQIEGNFDDALNIVKALVTKYPITLVNSINPFRLEGQKSAAFEVCDQLGFAPKYHALPVGNAGNITAYWNGYKQYKNSGKISSLPVMLGFQAAGSAPIVKGHPIERPETIATAIRIGNPASWKSAVAARDESGGRIDAVTDDEILTAYSLIASTEGIFCEPASAASLAGVIKLYQEGYFKAEDTVVCTLTGHGLKDPDTVFRVTKEPLKVKADINEVERVVEKIL; via the coding sequence ATGGTTACAGAAGCTAAGAGTTTAAAAAATTTATGGAGAGGAATCATCGAGGAGTACAGGGGATATCTTCCTGTTGGAAGCAATACGCCTGTTATAACTCTTAATGAAGGCAATACTCCATTGATTAAGGCTGTTAATCTAAGAAGCAAAATTGGGTTAGACCTTGAGATATTTTTTAAATTCGAGGGCGCTAATCCTACTGGTTCTTTTAAAGACAGGGGAATGACGCTTGCGCTCTCAAAGGCGATTGAGAGCGGAACAAAGGCTGTTATGTGCGCTTCAACGGGAAACACCTCAGCATCAGCAGCCGCATATGCAGCTAGAGCTGGAATAAAGGCAATAGTTCTTATCCCTCAGGGAAAGATTGCAATGGGAAAGCTTGCGCAGGCGCTGGTGCATGGTTCAGTGGTTATACAGATCGAAGGCAATTTTGACGATGCATTAAATATCGTTAAAGCTCTTGTAACAAAATATCCTATTACGCTTGTTAATTCGATTAATCCGTTCAGGCTTGAGGGACAGAAATCAGCTGCTTTTGAAGTTTGCGACCAGCTCGGTTTTGCTCCAAAGTATCATGCTCTTCCTGTCGGCAATGCCGGAAATATTACCGCTTACTGGAATGGATATAAACAGTATAAAAACTCAGGAAAGATTTCTTCTCTTCCTGTCATGCTTGGTTTTCAGGCAGCAGGTTCTGCACCGATTGTGAAAGGTCATCCAATAGAAAGGCCTGAGACCATAGCAACTGCAATCAGAATAGGTAATCCTGCAAGCTGGAAGAGCGCTGTTGCAGCGCGAGATGAATCAGGGGGAAGAATAGATGCTGTAACAGATGATGAGATACTTACAGCTTACAGTCTTATTGCATCAACTGAAGGAATATTCTGCGAACCAGCATCTGCTGCATCACTTGCAGGAGTCATTAAGCTTTACCAAGAGGGATATTTCAAGGCAGAAGACACAGTTGTATGCACGCTAACAGGTCATGGACTAAAAGATCCAGATACTGTTTTCAGAGTTACGAAAGAACCATTAAAAGTTAAGGCTGATATTAACGAAGTCGAAAGAGTTGTCGAAAAAATTTTATAA
- a CDS encoding cysteine synthase family protein yields MGIVDSIGNTPLVKLDKINPNPNVNLYVKLEGNNPGGSVKDRIAYYMIMTAEKQGHLKSGSIILEATSGNTGIGLAMVGSAKGYKVKLVMPACVSIERRRILEAFGAEVILSPGNEGTDGAIRLAHKTYDEDRSIYFMPNQFDNDANIRAHYETTGKEIYEQTNGEVNVFIAGMGTTGTLMGAGKRLKEYNSNITILGVEPVIGHRIQGLKNMTECIVPKIFDPKRLDEKWSIEDDDAFNTTRLLAVTEGLFAGMSSGAAMWAGLKKAKEMKSGTIVVLLPDRGDRYLSTALFTSVCAKCPP; encoded by the coding sequence GTGGGCATTGTTGATTCTATAGGAAATACCCCTCTTGTAAAACTTGACAAGATAAATCCAAATCCAAATGTAAATCTTTACGTTAAGCTCGAGGGAAATAATCCCGGCGGTTCTGTAAAAGACAGAATAGCATATTACATGATCATGACCGCTGAAAAACAAGGACATCTCAAGAGCGGTTCAATAATACTCGAGGCAACTTCTGGAAACACTGGGATAGGACTGGCAATGGTAGGAAGCGCAAAGGGCTATAAGGTAAAACTTGTGATGCCTGCATGCGTCAGTATAGAAAGAAGAAGGATTCTTGAGGCCTTTGGAGCTGAGGTCATATTAAGCCCTGGGAATGAGGGCACTGACGGAGCAATAAGACTGGCACACAAAACATATGACGAAGACAGATCAATCTATTTCATGCCTAATCAGTTTGACAACGATGCCAACATAAGAGCCCATTACGAAACAACAGGCAAGGAAATATATGAACAGACTAACGGCGAGGTTAATGTTTTTATTGCAGGCATGGGCACAACAGGCACTTTGATGGGGGCAGGCAAAAGACTAAAGGAATATAACAGCAATATAACCATACTTGGAGTTGAGCCTGTGATTGGTCATAGGATTCAGGGCTTGAAGAACATGACAGAATGCATTGTGCCTAAAATATTTGACCCTAAGCGTCTTGATGAAAAATGGAGTATTGAAGATGATGATGCATTTAACACAACCCGCTTGCTTGCTGTAACAGAAGGCCTTTTTGCAGGGATGAGCAGCGGAGCTGCAATGTGGGCTGGATTAAAAAAAGCAAAAGAAATGAAAAGCGGAACAATTGTTGTGCTTCTGCCGGATAGAGGAGACAGATATTTAAGCACAGCACTGTTTACATCTGTCTGTGCAAAATGCCCGCCGTAG
- a CDS encoding cofactor-independent phosphoglycerate mutase — protein sequence MKYAVIIGDGMADRPITELGSKTPLQAASTPNMDTLASEGTIGMVSTIPEGLQPGSDIANLSILGYDPEKFYSGRAPLEAASIGIDLKDNDVAYRCNLVTLKYNADNTMAVMDDHSSGHISTDEAGVLLNEVDKSLGTSDIKFYKGVSYRHLMVWSGGESEVECIPPHDILGKQICDYLPVGRGEEVLRELMYKSVVVLKNHSVNKNRIKQGKKPANSIWLWGQGKKPQIPAFKEKYSLDGALVSAVDLTKGLGIYAGFEILNVPGLTGWIDTNYIGKAEASLKALEKVDLVYIHVEAPDEAGHSGNYKDKVKAIEDFDKFVVGTVMRGLKKFKDYRILLMPDHPTPIELRTHSSDPVPFVIFDSRQTRRNKNVSYDESIAKKKDIKIIDNGHTLMDYFIKG from the coding sequence ATGAAATATGCAGTGATTATTGGCGACGGTATGGCTGACAGGCCAATAACCGAACTCGGCAGCAAAACTCCTCTTCAGGCAGCATCGACACCGAATATGGACACTCTTGCGTCTGAGGGCACGATCGGAATGGTCAGCACAATCCCTGAAGGATTACAGCCCGGTTCTGACATTGCAAATCTTAGCATACTTGGTTATGATCCAGAGAAATTTTATTCGGGAAGGGCTCCGCTTGAGGCAGCAAGCATAGGAATTGATCTTAAAGATAATGATGTTGCCTACAGATGCAATCTTGTTACGCTAAAATACAATGCTGACAACACAATGGCTGTGATGGATGATCATAGCAGCGGCCATATATCTACTGATGAAGCTGGAGTTTTGTTAAATGAAGTAGATAAAAGTTTAGGAACATCAGATATAAAATTTTATAAAGGCGTCAGTTACAGACATCTCATGGTGTGGTCAGGAGGAGAATCCGAAGTAGAATGCATCCCTCCTCATGACATACTTGGCAAGCAGATATGCGATTATCTTCCTGTTGGTCGTGGAGAAGAAGTATTAAGAGAATTAATGTACAAATCTGTTGTTGTTCTGAAAAACCACAGCGTAAATAAAAACAGGATAAAACAAGGCAAAAAACCTGCCAACAGTATATGGCTTTGGGGACAGGGGAAAAAACCGCAGATACCAGCATTCAAAGAAAAATATTCTTTAGATGGAGCCTTGGTCTCAGCTGTTGATTTAACAAAAGGATTAGGGATATACGCTGGTTTCGAAATTCTGAATGTACCCGGATTAACAGGGTGGATCGATACTAATTATATCGGCAAGGCAGAAGCTTCATTGAAAGCACTTGAAAAGGTTGATCTAGTTTACATTCATGTTGAGGCGCCTGATGAAGCAGGGCATTCAGGAAACTACAAAGACAAAGTGAAGGCAATCGAAGATTTTGATAAGTTTGTTGTCGGCACTGTCATGCGTGGTTTAAAAAAATTTAAAGATTACCGCATTCTGCTTATGCCTGACCATCCAACGCCTATTGAATTAAGAACTCATTCTTCAGACCCGGTTCCTTTTGTGATATTTGACAGCAGGCAGACAAGGAGAAATAAAAATGTATCTTATGATGAATCTATTGCAAAGAAAAAAGATATAAAGATCATAGATAATGGACATACGCTGATGGATTATTTTATAAAGGGGTGA
- the thrC gene encoding threonine synthase has translation MGYISGLKCRECGREYSIAPIYVCEFCFGPLEAVYDYKNIKRVLTRKRIEKREQNLWRYKELLPIDGEPQVGLSSGFTPLIKAKNLAKFFGIKDLYIKDDTVAHPTLSFKDRVVAVALTKAKEFGFDTVACASTGNLAHSVSAHGAESGFKRFVFIPASLEASKIVASLVYEPNLIAVDGNYDEVNRLCSEIANKYKWAFVNINIRPFYAEGSKTMGFEIIEQLGWEAPDNVVVPCASGSLLTKIWKSFKEFKKIGIIKELDTKVFAAQATGCSPISVAIKKGSDVIKPVKPNTVAKSLAIGNPADGFYAAQAVKETGGYGEDVSDKEIIDGIKLLAKTEGIFAETAGGVTVACTKKLIETGKIAKDETTVICITGNGLKTQEALTGHMVSPHYIKPNLSSFEEVLKKIGGK, from the coding sequence ATGGGATATATAAGCGGTCTGAAATGCAGAGAATGCGGAAGAGAATATTCGATTGCTCCCATATATGTTTGTGAATTTTGTTTCGGCCCATTAGAGGCTGTTTATGACTATAAAAATATAAAGCGTGTTTTAACACGAAAACGAATCGAAAAGAGAGAACAAAACTTATGGCGTTATAAGGAACTGCTTCCTATCGACGGCGAGCCGCAGGTTGGTCTGTCATCGGGATTTACTCCCCTGATAAAGGCAAAAAATCTTGCTAAGTTTTTTGGAATAAAGGATCTTTATATAAAAGATGATACTGTTGCGCATCCTACCCTGTCATTCAAGGACAGGGTTGTTGCAGTTGCTCTCACAAAGGCTAAAGAGTTTGGATTCGATACAGTTGCATGTGCTTCTACAGGCAATCTTGCACATTCTGTTTCTGCGCACGGCGCTGAATCAGGATTCAAAAGATTTGTGTTTATCCCTGCATCTCTTGAGGCAAGTAAAATAGTAGCGTCTCTTGTTTATGAGCCTAATCTTATTGCTGTTGACGGCAATTATGATGAAGTTAACAGGCTCTGCAGTGAAATAGCAAATAAATACAAGTGGGCTTTTGTAAATATTAATATCAGGCCGTTCTATGCTGAAGGCTCTAAGACAATGGGCTTTGAGATAATTGAGCAGTTAGGATGGGAAGCTCCTGACAATGTCGTTGTCCCATGCGCAAGCGGTTCGCTTTTAACTAAGATATGGAAATCATTTAAAGAGTTCAAAAAAATAGGGATTATAAAGGAACTTGATACAAAGGTCTTTGCTGCGCAGGCAACAGGCTGTTCTCCTATATCAGTTGCAATAAAAAAAGGATCTGATGTTATAAAGCCTGTAAAGCCTAACACTGTTGCGAAATCACTTGCAATAGGCAATCCTGCTGACGGGTTTTATGCTGCGCAGGCAGTTAAAGAGACAGGCGGTTATGGAGAGGACGTGTCAGACAAAGAGATAATAGACGGAATAAAACTTCTTGCAAAGACAGAAGGCATATTTGCAGAAACAGCAGGGGGCGTGACAGTTGCATGCACAAAGAAACTGATTGAAACAGGAAAGATAGCAAAAGATGAGACAACCGTTATCTGTATTACAGGCAATGGTCTTAAGACACAGGAGGCATTAACCGGGCATATGGTTTCGCCACATTATATAAAACCAAATCTCTCTTCTTTTGAAGAGGTGCTGAAAAAGATAGGAGGAAAATAA
- a CDS encoding energy-coupling factor transporter transmembrane protein EcfT, with translation MQPQIKILIYICFIISLFIIQKLAFYLFALLIIFILLSRIQISSLKKGGFTIGLFILFTFISNLFYSQGKIIYSTGSIFITEEAIKIATIRSSRIFLMVAGAKILTAGIPLETLLSSVAAIFKPFKKLRLPVDEFFSTMSLSVKCIPALEKYFTENFKNTSEGIKKGNVFLKAKILSQSLIPMFIETLQKPEVFFEDTNVNF, from the coding sequence TTGCAGCCTCAAATAAAAATATTAATTTACATCTGCTTTATCATTTCACTTTTTATCATACAGAAACTTGCGTTTTATTTGTTTGCCTTATTAATAATTTTCATTTTGCTTTCAAGGATTCAAATTTCATCCCTTAAAAAAGGAGGCTTCACAATAGGACTTTTCATCCTATTTACATTTATAAGCAATTTATTTTACAGCCAAGGAAAGATAATTTACAGCACTGGTTCAATATTCATAACAGAAGAAGCCATAAAAATTGCGACAATACGTTCATCAAGGATATTTCTTATGGTTGCCGGAGCTAAGATACTGACAGCAGGCATACCTTTGGAAACATTGCTCAGCTCTGTAGCAGCTATATTCAAGCCTTTTAAAAAACTCAGACTGCCAGTAGATGAGTTTTTCTCGACAATGAGTCTTTCTGTAAAATGCATTCCTGCATTAGAAAAATATTTTACAGAAAACTTCAAAAATACCAGCGAGGGCATTAAAAAAGGCAATGTTTTTTTAAAAGCCAAAATTTTATCACAATCTCTTATTCCAATGTTCATTGAGACATTGCAAAAACCTGAAGTCTTTTTCGAGGATACAAATGTCAACTTTTGA
- a CDS encoding NIL domain-containing protein, giving the protein MKRRVKLTFPQTLIKEPVIFTMAKKYDVTPNIRRARVTETVGEMVLELDGKEENLNKGIKYLKDHGIETELVEGDIVE; this is encoded by the coding sequence ATGAAGAGGCGCGTGAAGTTGACATTTCCTCAGACCCTTATTAAAGAACCGGTAATTTTCACTATGGCAAAAAAATACGATGTAACGCCAAACATAAGACGTGCAAGGGTTACTGAGACAGTTGGAGAAATGGTTCTTGAACTTGACGGGAAAGAAGAAAACCTCAATAAAGGAATTAAATATCTTAAAGATCACGGCATTGAGACAGAACTTGTCGAGGGAGATATTGTTGAGTAG
- a CDS encoding N-acetylmuramoyl-L-alanine amidase, whose translation MTGYKKKFKLLLPVIIFIIFQITSFLSFADDQPLKKSEVKDIKHWSAKGYTRVVVEFSEPITYISKRISGPDRLYFDLQNTKISKEINTALPVGDGILKTVRAGQFNSETVRVVLDLEEIDDFHSFFMDDPAKLVIDVYGTTKKTKQPAQKPEISPIIIVIDPGHGGHDPGAVGGKGLYEKDVVLDIGLKLKKVLSENKNIKVYMTRDRDVFIPLVERTAFANTKNADLFVSIHANASPSRNAKGVETYLLNWTTDNEAIRVSARENAISVKKMKEHMNRYKSDVDKIVGDFKRGLKRDESIKLAGHIHKTLVSTLDENYSKTKDLGVKNALFFVLFGAKMPSVLAEVSFISNPVEEKLLKKDSYRGDIAKALAKGIHTYLSKNSADQKIAKLR comes from the coding sequence ATGACAGGATATAAGAAAAAATTTAAGCTATTATTGCCTGTAATCATATTTATTATTTTTCAGATAACATCCTTTTTATCATTCGCTGATGATCAACCTTTAAAAAAATCGGAAGTTAAAGATATCAAACACTGGTCAGCAAAAGGATATACAAGGGTTGTTGTTGAGTTTTCTGAACCGATAACTTATATCTCAAAGCGCATATCTGGGCCTGACAGACTATATTTTGATCTGCAAAATACAAAGATATCCAAAGAAATAAACACTGCACTTCCTGTTGGCGACGGCATACTTAAGACAGTTCGCGCTGGCCAATTCAACAGCGAGACTGTCCGAGTTGTTCTTGACCTTGAGGAAATAGATGACTTCCATTCTTTTTTTATGGATGATCCTGCGAAACTTGTAATCGATGTTTATGGCACAACAAAAAAAACAAAACAGCCGGCACAAAAACCTGAAATAAGTCCTATAATTATCGTGATCGATCCAGGGCATGGAGGCCATGATCCCGGAGCTGTCGGAGGGAAAGGGCTTTATGAAAAAGATGTAGTCCTTGATATTGGGCTTAAGCTAAAAAAGGTTCTATCAGAAAATAAGAATATAAAAGTTTATATGACAAGAGACAGAGATGTATTTATCCCTTTAGTAGAGAGAACAGCTTTTGCAAATACTAAAAATGCCGACCTTTTTGTATCCATACATGCAAATGCAAGTCCTTCCCGCAATGCAAAAGGAGTTGAAACCTATCTCCTGAATTGGACTACTGACAATGAAGCTATAAGGGTCTCTGCAAGAGAAAATGCCATATCAGTTAAAAAAATGAAGGAACACATGAACAGATATAAAAGCGATGTTGATAAGATAGTGGGTGATTTCAAAAGAGGCTTAAAAAGAGATGAATCCATTAAACTTGCAGGGCATATACATAAAACACTTGTATCAACCCTTGACGAAAACTACAGCAAGACTAAAGATCTTGGCGTAAAAAATGCGCTTTTTTTTGTATTGTTCGGAGCAAAAATGCCTTCTGTATTGGCAGAAGTTTCATTTATAAGCAATCCTGTTGAGGAAAAACTGCTCAAGAAAGATTCTTACAGAGGAGATATCGCAAAAGCTCTGGCAAAAGGCATTCATACTTATCTATCTAAAAATTCTGCGGATCAAAAAATAGCTAAACTAAGGTAA
- the obgE gene encoding GTPase ObgE, with translation MQFVDYVTVNVKAGDGGKGCVSFRREKYVPRGGPDGGDGGRGGHIIFRASRELNTLLDLRYQREYKAGRGGHGMGQKMHGKDGEDRIIPVPVGTIIKNKNTEEVLADLDKEGMDAVIAKGGRGGQGNSHFATAVRQAPKFAQPGEEGEARDLIIELKLLADVGLIGLPNAGKSTLISVISSAKPKIADYPFTTLVPNLGVVKLKNYRSFVVADIPGLIEGAHKGAGLGFQFLRHVERTSILLHLVDVSEMSEDDPVKNFDKINKELELYSPKLLEKPQAVVAAKIDISGSKEKLDKLAKYCKKHKLDFFEISSATGKGINKLLAYLAAKLTDTQ, from the coding sequence ATGCAATTTGTTGATTATGTGACAGTTAATGTTAAGGCTGGAGACGGCGGCAAGGGATGCGTAAGCTTCAGGAGGGAGAAATATGTTCCAAGAGGCGGTCCTGACGGCGGAGACGGCGGAAGAGGCGGGCACATAATCTTCAGGGCAAGCAGGGAATTAAATACGCTCCTTGATCTGAGATATCAGCGCGAGTATAAAGCAGGCAGGGGCGGACACGGCATGGGGCAGAAAATGCACGGAAAAGATGGAGAGGATAGAATTATACCTGTGCCGGTTGGAACTATAATCAAGAACAAAAACACGGAAGAAGTTCTTGCAGATCTTGATAAAGAAGGAATGGATGCTGTTATTGCAAAAGGCGGAAGAGGCGGACAAGGAAATTCGCATTTTGCGACTGCTGTGAGGCAGGCTCCGAAATTTGCACAGCCCGGAGAAGAGGGCGAAGCAAGAGATTTGATTATAGAATTAAAACTGCTTGCAGATGTAGGATTAATAGGATTACCAAATGCAGGCAAATCAACTTTGATATCAGTTATCTCGTCTGCAAAGCCAAAGATTGCAGATTATCCATTCACAACATTAGTCCCAAATCTCGGAGTTGTAAAACTTAAGAATTATAGAAGTTTTGTTGTTGCAGATATCCCGGGATTAATCGAAGGCGCACACAAAGGCGCTGGACTTGGCTTCCAGTTTTTAAGACATGTTGAAAGAACATCGATACTGCTTCATCTTGTTGATGTGTCAGAAATGTCAGAAGACGACCCTGTTAAGAACTTTGACAAAATAAATAAGGAGCTTGAACTTTACAGTCCCAAGCTCCTTGAAAAACCTCAAGCAGTTGTTGCTGCTAAAATTGACATAAGCGGCAGCAAAGAAAAACTAGACAAACTTGCAAAATACTGCAAAAAACACAAGCTCGATTTTTTCGAGATTTCCTCTGCTACTGGTAAGGGCATTAATAAGCTTCTGGCTTATCTTGCCGCTAAACTTACTGACACTCAATAA